A single Deltaproteobacteria bacterium DNA region contains:
- a CDS encoding integration host factor subunit beta: MNKSQMIEALAKEEKLPLKKAEEVVNTVFGEIEAALVRGERVEIRGLGSFKVKEYGGYQGRNPKTGEMIKVASKKLPFFKVGKELKERVDLQ; encoded by the coding sequence ATGAACAAATCGCAAATGATAGAAGCCTTGGCCAAAGAAGAGAAGTTGCCCCTGAAAAAGGCGGAAGAGGTGGTGAACACTGTCTTTGGAGAAATTGAAGCAGCCCTGGTCAGAGGTGAAAGGGTTGAAATCAGAGGACTCGGGAGTTTCAAAGTAAAAGAATACGGCGGGTACCAGGGCCGAAATCCCAAGACAGGGGAAATGATAAAGGTGGCCAGCAAGAAACTGCCTTTCTTTAAAGTGGGAAAAGAGCTTAAAGAGCGGGTAGACCTCCAGTAA
- the pgeF gene encoding peptidoglycan editing factor PgeF codes for MNTMPDRPGLRWMAQSVPYLRYSILSSYPQLSHAVFTRLGGTSRPPYDRLNTSYDVGDLSCHVAANLDLIKSTLGAGQLTYMEQVHGTRILVIRRGDEVGRKEIPAADAVITNAPDLAVLVKQADCQGIILFDPDRNVVAVIHCGWRGNVANILKKVAARMRIDFGCEECNLLACIGPSLGPCCAEFVDYKTIFPDDFQAFRVKPDYFDLKAISRWQLLNAGLRQENIQISDICTRCRTDLFYSYRGEGRTGRFGTVAMLRQGEVRHANVH; via the coding sequence ATGAACACCATGCCTGACCGACCCGGCCTGAGATGGATGGCGCAATCGGTTCCATATCTCAGATACTCCATCCTTTCCAGTTATCCGCAGCTCTCACATGCCGTATTTACCCGGCTCGGCGGGACGAGCCGCCCGCCATATGATCGTCTGAATACCAGTTATGATGTGGGAGATCTTTCATGTCATGTCGCTGCGAATCTTGACCTTATCAAGAGTACCCTCGGCGCCGGCCAGCTCACATACATGGAGCAGGTCCATGGGACCAGAATTCTCGTGATTCGCAGAGGGGACGAAGTGGGCAGGAAGGAGATACCGGCAGCAGACGCCGTCATCACAAATGCCCCTGATCTTGCGGTCTTGGTAAAGCAGGCGGATTGCCAGGGGATTATTCTTTTCGACCCTGACCGGAACGTCGTCGCCGTTATCCACTGCGGCTGGCGGGGAAATGTGGCAAATATTCTCAAAAAGGTTGCGGCACGGATGAGAATTGACTTCGGCTGTGAGGAATGCAACCTTCTGGCGTGCATTGGACCCTCCCTCGGTCCCTGTTGCGCCGAATTTGTGGATTATAAGACAATATTCCCGGACGATTTTCAGGCATTCAGGGTCAAACCGGACTATTTTGATCTAAAAGCCATCAGCCGCTGGCAACTCCTAAACGCAGGGCTCAGGCAAGAGAACATTCAAATCTCCGACATCTGCACACGCTGCCGTACCGACCTCTTCTACTCATACCGGGGGGAAGGGAGAACAGGACGCTTCGGGACCGTGGCGATGTTGAGGCAAGGAGAGGTGCGTCATGCAAACGTCCACTAA
- the pyrG gene encoding CTP synthase (glutamine hydrolyzing) translates to MQTSTKYISVTGGVLSGLGKGIAAASIGHLLSSKLKIIPIKCDGYLNVDPGTMNPFEHGEVFVLDDGGEVDMDFGHYERFLGVTCKSNWNLTMGKVFDTVRKKERRGDYLGKTVQYIPHVTDVIKNHIFEVVRDEKPDLVIIEIGGTVGDIENELFLEAMRQMKEDVGRENIIYIHLTYVPIPYGVNEQKSKPTQQSVNLLKQRGIFPDIIIGRCPDFLTKEIKAKIASFCDVNPEAVITGLDVEDIYEIPIIFEHEGLPEIIHKKLNIYSPPDLRRWKNLVDNLKNPDRNITIAMCGKYTRLEDSYASIIESFNHCSAHFRCKIDLKWVDTTDLKDASFLEALDGLVIPGGFGSRGTEGKIEAIRLAREQDIPFLGLCLGLQLAVIEFARNVCGLAGANSTEIAPDSPQPIIDILPEQKEVTDKGGTMRLGAYPAMLKEGTLVHSLYGKTEVSERHRHRYEVNPDYHGILQENGMVLSGMSLDGRLVEFIELPQLAFFVATQAHPELKSRMERPAPLFYGFVRACLDKAGAASQLER, encoded by the coding sequence ATGCAAACGTCCACTAAATATATTTCGGTCACAGGCGGCGTCCTTTCAGGCCTTGGCAAAGGGATCGCCGCCGCCTCTATCGGACACCTTCTTTCCTCAAAATTGAAGATCATACCCATTAAGTGTGACGGCTATCTCAATGTAGACCCGGGGACCATGAATCCGTTTGAGCACGGAGAGGTTTTTGTCCTGGATGACGGAGGAGAGGTCGACATGGATTTCGGTCACTATGAAAGGTTCCTGGGGGTCACGTGCAAATCCAATTGGAACCTGACCATGGGCAAGGTCTTCGACACTGTGAGAAAAAAGGAGCGAAGGGGAGATTACCTTGGAAAAACGGTCCAGTACATCCCCCATGTGACCGATGTCATAAAAAATCACATCTTCGAGGTGGTGAGGGATGAAAAACCGGATCTTGTTATCATAGAGATCGGCGGAACTGTAGGCGATATTGAAAATGAACTCTTTCTGGAAGCCATGCGCCAGATGAAAGAAGATGTGGGGAGGGAGAATATCATTTACATCCATCTCACCTACGTGCCGATTCCCTACGGGGTCAACGAACAAAAATCCAAACCCACCCAGCAGAGCGTCAATCTTCTAAAACAGCGCGGAATCTTTCCCGACATCATCATCGGCAGGTGCCCCGACTTTCTCACCAAGGAAATCAAGGCCAAGATCGCCAGTTTCTGCGATGTCAACCCCGAGGCGGTCATCACCGGCCTGGACGTGGAGGATATCTACGAAATCCCCATTATTTTTGAGCATGAAGGTCTCCCCGAGATTATCCACAAAAAACTCAACATTTACAGCCCACCCGATTTGAGGCGGTGGAAGAACCTGGTGGATAATCTCAAAAACCCAGACAGGAACATTACCATTGCCATGTGTGGGAAATACACCCGGCTGGAAGACTCCTATGCCTCCATCATCGAGTCATTCAACCATTGTTCCGCCCATTTCCGGTGCAAGATAGATCTCAAGTGGGTCGACACCACAGACCTGAAAGACGCCTCATTTCTGGAGGCCTTAGATGGCCTTGTTATCCCCGGCGGGTTCGGGTCAAGGGGAACCGAGGGTAAAATTGAAGCGATCCGTCTGGCCAGGGAGCAAGACATCCCCTTTCTAGGCCTCTGTTTGGGGCTCCAGTTGGCGGTAATCGAGTTTGCCAGGAATGTCTGCGGTCTGGCAGGCGCCAATTCTACGGAAATAGCGCCGGATAGCCCCCAACCCATCATCGATATCCTTCCTGAACAAAAAGAGGTCACAGACAAAGGCGGGACCATGCGGCTCGGGGCCTATCCGGCAATGCTAAAAGAAGGAACCCTGGTTCATTCCCTGTATGGCAAGACTGAGGTATCGGAGAGACATCGGCACCGTTATGAGGTCAACCCGGACTACCATGGAATTCTGCAGGAAAACGGGATGGTCCTGTCCGGCATGTCCCTGGACGGCAGGCTGGTCGAATTTATTGAATTGCCCCAATTGGCATTTTTTGTCGCTACCCAGGCGCATCCGGAACTCAAATCCAGAATGGAAAGGCCGGCCCCTCTCTTTTATGGATTTGTCCGGGCATGTCTTGACAAGGCGGGGGCGGCGTCCCAGTTGGAAAGATAG
- the serS gene encoding serine--tRNA ligase, with the protein MLDLKFVRSHLRDIENMLKTRGYDLDISRFETLDCARREILSGLEALRHQKNRVSEDIAVMKKRGEDASAVIAEMKAVASKIKEKEKELPTYIEELDQMLMVIPNFPDSSVPVGENEKDNPVIRTWGVIREMNFVPRPHWEIGETLGILDFQRAAKIAGSRFALYIGPGAKLERALISFMLDMHTREHGYTEILPPFMVNADSLTGTGQLPKFKEDLFKVEGWDLYLIPTAEVPVTNIHRDEILREEDLPVYYAAYTPCFRSEAGSYGKDTRGLIRQHQFNKVELVKFVRPETSYDELEKLTRNAEEVLRRLELPYRVVSLCTGDLGFSAAKTYDLEVWLPGQELYREISSCSNFADFQARRAGIRFKKKGGTGTELVHTLNGSGLAVGRTLVAILENYQQKDGSISIPDALRPYMGGMDAISL; encoded by the coding sequence ATGCTCGATCTTAAATTCGTTAGGTCCCATCTCAGGGATATTGAAAATATGCTGAAAACCAGGGGATATGACCTGGATATCTCGCGGTTTGAGACCCTGGATTGCGCCAGAAGAGAGATCCTGTCCGGTCTGGAAGCGCTTCGTCATCAGAAGAACCGGGTGAGCGAAGATATTGCAGTCATGAAAAAAAGGGGCGAGGATGCCTCAGCCGTTATTGCTGAAATGAAGGCCGTTGCCTCCAAGATCAAAGAAAAGGAGAAAGAACTCCCCACGTATATTGAAGAACTCGATCAGATGCTCATGGTGATCCCCAATTTTCCTGACAGCTCGGTGCCGGTGGGAGAGAATGAAAAAGACAATCCGGTGATACGGACGTGGGGGGTGATCAGAGAGATGAATTTTGTCCCCCGTCCGCACTGGGAAATCGGAGAGACCCTGGGCATCCTGGATTTCCAACGTGCGGCCAAGATTGCAGGATCGAGATTTGCCCTTTATATCGGTCCGGGCGCGAAATTGGAGAGGGCCCTCATCAGCTTTATGCTCGATATGCACACCCGGGAACATGGATATACCGAAATCCTCCCTCCTTTTATGGTCAACGCCGATTCCTTAACGGGTACCGGACAATTACCCAAATTCAAGGAAGACCTCTTCAAGGTGGAAGGATGGGATCTCTATCTGATCCCCACGGCAGAGGTCCCTGTTACCAATATCCATAGAGATGAGATTTTGAGGGAGGAAGATCTCCCTGTCTACTATGCGGCCTACACCCCCTGCTTCCGTTCCGAGGCGGGATCCTACGGAAAGGATACTCGGGGGCTTATCCGGCAGCATCAGTTCAACAAGGTGGAATTGGTCAAGTTTGTGAGGCCTGAAACATCTTACGATGAATTGGAAAAATTGACCCGGAATGCGGAAGAGGTCCTCAGACGCCTGGAACTTCCCTATCGGGTGGTTTCATTATGTACCGGAGATCTCGGATTTTCCGCCGCGAAGACCTATGATCTGGAGGTCTGGCTTCCCGGGCAGGAACTTTATCGCGAGATTTCTTCGTGCAGCAATTTTGCTGATTTTCAGGCCAGGAGGGCCGGAATCCGCTTCAAGAAGAAAGGGGGGACCGGGACGGAACTTGTGCATACCCTGAATGGATCAGGCCTGGCTGTGGGAAGGACTTTGGTGGCGATTCTCGAAAACTATCAACAGAAAGACGGGAGTATCTCCATCCCCGATGCGCTACGGCCGTATATGGGAGGGATGGATGCCATTTCTCTGTGA
- a CDS encoding cytochrome c biogenesis protein ResB, whose translation MKYPTSKNRSNIFWDFFASVKLAIVLLIVLAIVSILGTLIPQQQGAAQFAGRLSPGTLRFFTALDLFDVYHSIWFRVLLGVITLNLIICSLDRWPATWKRFTALPKPDREKPFEGLPPERSSLTDEAPKEAAERIGRLLQSRYKKIREKEVEGNRFFYAEKGGLSLFGVYFVHVSILLILVGGMVGSFFGFEAYVNIPEGEQTDTVMLRKGMRPLKLDFSVRCDRFLLDFYKNGAPKEYRSDLSFLVNGKEIEKRGVLVNHPVEFMGVTFYQSSYGTTPGRTVDLRISGPGDSETAMEVESGTTVKLPGGEGAFRVADARGDIMNMGPAILISVQPAGETDTRDFWVFKNREEVLSRLPEPMRRSPKFDPTAFPPYTFFLEDMGTRYYTGLQVNRDPGVPIVWGGCFFMVLGLFFTFFTSHRRIWIRILGAVPEARIEVAGTSNKNPVGLERELEHLMGDIRKID comes from the coding sequence ATGAAATATCCGACATCAAAAAACAGGTCCAATATCTTCTGGGACTTTTTCGCTTCGGTCAAGTTGGCGATCGTACTCCTGATCGTCCTGGCCATTGTGTCTATCCTGGGAACACTGATCCCTCAGCAACAGGGAGCCGCCCAATTCGCCGGTCGCCTAAGCCCGGGTACGCTTAGGTTCTTTACGGCTCTCGACCTGTTCGACGTGTACCACTCCATATGGTTCAGGGTCCTTTTGGGGGTCATTACCCTCAATCTGATTATCTGTTCTCTTGACAGGTGGCCCGCTACATGGAAGCGATTTACTGCCCTTCCGAAACCCGACCGGGAAAAACCTTTTGAGGGGTTGCCGCCCGAGCGATCCTCTCTTACAGACGAGGCCCCGAAAGAAGCAGCAGAGCGGATCGGCCGATTGCTCCAATCCCGCTACAAAAAAATAAGGGAAAAGGAGGTGGAGGGGAATCGGTTTTTTTATGCAGAAAAAGGAGGGCTTTCCCTTTTCGGCGTTTATTTCGTTCATGTGAGCATACTCCTTATCCTTGTGGGCGGGATGGTGGGCTCCTTTTTCGGCTTTGAGGCCTATGTCAATATCCCGGAGGGCGAACAGACAGACACGGTCATGCTCCGGAAGGGAATGAGACCCCTAAAACTGGACTTCAGCGTACGCTGCGACCGGTTCCTGCTGGATTTCTATAAAAACGGCGCACCCAAGGAATACCGCTCCGATCTCAGCTTTCTTGTCAACGGAAAAGAGATCGAAAAACGTGGTGTCCTGGTGAACCATCCCGTGGAATTCATGGGAGTTACCTTTTATCAGTCGAGTTACGGCACCACGCCGGGCAGGACGGTTGATCTGAGAATATCCGGTCCGGGGGACTCAGAGACCGCCATGGAGGTGGAATCCGGAACGACGGTTAAACTCCCCGGCGGCGAAGGGGCCTTCAGGGTGGCGGACGCGAGGGGAGATATCATGAATATGGGGCCTGCCATCCTCATTTCGGTCCAGCCCGCCGGCGAGACCGACACCAGGGACTTCTGGGTGTTCAAGAACCGGGAGGAGGTCCTCAGCAGGCTTCCCGAGCCGATGCGCCGGTCCCCCAAATTCGATCCTACCGCCTTCCCGCCGTATACCTTTTTCCTTGAAGATATGGGAACCCGGTATTACACCGGGCTTCAGGTCAACAGAGATCCCGGAGTCCCCATCGTCTGGGGGGGGTGTTTTTTTATGGTCTTGGGTCTTTTTTTCACTTTTTTCACCTCCCACCGCAGAATATGGATCCGGATATTGGGTGCAGTACCAGAGGCCAGGATCGAGGTTGCGGGGACATCCAATAAAAATCCGGTGGGTCTCGAGAGGGAACTGGAACATCTGATGGGGGATATACGTAAGATTGATTAA
- the ccsB gene encoding c-type cytochrome biogenesis protein CcsB, translated as MLDSIILSYTTFVYFAAFMLYLLGMVMNRALLAKLGTFASLLGLTAQTAAIILRWVTSYKMGIGHAPFSNLYESLIFFAWTLMFLYMIVEWRTKNRTFGTFVTPLAFLAMAYASFSPGISSHIQPLIPALKSNWLISHVITCFFGYAAFGVSFGLSIMYLMKRLDAPERKNIFLKLIPSQGILDDLNYQMIVIGFLMLTLGIITGSVWAHSAWGSYWSWDPKETWSLITWLIYAAVIHSRMVRGWKGKRIAILSMVGFFCVLFTYFGVNYLAGLHSYAK; from the coding sequence ATGTTAGATTCCATCATCCTAAGCTATACAACGTTTGTCTATTTCGCTGCGTTTATGCTCTACCTCCTCGGCATGGTCATGAACCGGGCGCTTCTTGCCAAACTGGGCACCTTCGCGTCCCTCCTCGGGCTTACCGCCCAGACCGCGGCCATCATTCTCAGGTGGGTGACATCCTATAAGATGGGTATCGGTCATGCACCTTTTTCCAATCTCTATGAATCCCTGATCTTCTTTGCCTGGACCCTCATGTTTCTCTATATGATCGTGGAATGGCGGACCAAAAACAGGACCTTCGGCACCTTTGTCACGCCGCTGGCATTCCTGGCCATGGCCTATGCCTCCTTTTCCCCCGGTATCAGCAGCCATATCCAGCCGCTGATCCCCGCGCTCAAGAGCAACTGGCTCATCAGTCATGTAATCACCTGCTTTTTCGGCTATGCTGCATTCGGCGTTTCTTTCGGTCTCAGCATCATGTATCTGATGAAGCGGCTGGACGCGCCGGAGAGGAAAAATATCTTCCTGAAACTGATCCCCTCACAGGGGATCCTTGACGATCTCAATTACCAGATGATTGTCATAGGGTTCCTGATGTTGACCCTCGGCATTATCACAGGATCCGTCTGGGCGCATTCCGCATGGGGAAGCTACTGGAGCTGGGACCCGAAAGAGACATGGTCTCTCATTACCTGGCTCATCTATGCCGCGGTGATTCATTCACGGATGGTAAGGGGTTGGAAGGGGAAAAGAATTGCCATCCTCTCCATGGTCGGGTTTTTCTGCGTCTTATTCACCTATTTCGGCGTCAACTATCTCGCCGGTCTCCACAGCTATGCGAAGTAA
- a CDS encoding alpha/beta hydrolase, with translation MSRGRSGLILLVVLLGLLSYLGYSRIENFFIFFPERSLDAAPADWGLIAEDVSFEAADGTRLHGWFFPLDNRAPVILFCHGNAGNISHRLENVKVLLDQDLQVFIYDYRGYGRSKGSPSEKGIYQDGLAAYDYLVSRRKLPPDRIIPFGRSLGAAAAIEIAMRREVRALIIENAFTSTRDMARQMFLFQLVSPVLPVNYNNIEKIKAIHAPKFIIHGEKDEIVPFSMGRILYEASPDPKSFYPIPGAGHNDTYRVGGKAYAEAFSRFARYPTP, from the coding sequence ATGTCTAGAGGCAGGTCCGGTCTCATCCTTCTGGTGGTCTTATTGGGTCTTTTATCTTATCTGGGGTATTCCAGGATTGAAAACTTCTTTATTTTTTTCCCGGAGCGTTCTCTTGACGCGGCCCCTGCAGACTGGGGACTAATCGCTGAAGATGTGTCGTTTGAGGCCGCGGACGGCACCCGGCTTCACGGATGGTTTTTCCCTTTAGACAACAGGGCCCCGGTCATCCTCTTTTGCCACGGAAACGCAGGCAACATCTCCCATCGACTTGAGAATGTAAAGGTGCTGCTGGATCAGGATCTCCAGGTTTTTATCTATGACTACCGGGGATACGGCCGGAGCAAGGGAAGTCCTTCGGAGAAGGGCATTTACCAGGATGGCCTGGCAGCGTATGATTACCTGGTCTCGCGCAGGAAGCTCCCGCCGGACCGCATCATCCCCTTCGGCCGCTCCCTCGGGGCTGCAGCGGCCATTGAAATTGCCATGAGAAGGGAGGTCAGGGCGCTTATCATCGAGAACGCCTTTACCTCCACCAGGGACATGGCGAGACAGATGTTTCTTTTTCAGCTCGTCTCGCCCGTCTTACCCGTCAACTACAATAATATTGAGAAAATCAAGGCAATCCATGCCCCCAAATTTATCATCCACGGAGAAAAGGATGAGATTGTCCCCTTTTCGATGGGCCGAATATTGTATGAGGCGTCACCGGATCCCAAGAGTTTTTACCCGATTCCGGGAGCGGGTCATAATGACACCTATCGGGTGGGCGGAAAAGCGTATGCCGAGGCATTTTCACGATTTGCGAGGTATCCTACACCGTAG
- a CDS encoding ASKHA domain-containing protein yields MESIGEQNGWIRKVWPDLKPPSLSDNTADVDRLIKGLKKALHTENVDVDFSLAGKVSASLRHWNYHVGASVYEEHDGWHLIDISGTRDQQAIHGVALDLGSSTVVVRLVDLETGIVTDESSFHNPQIEIGADILTRIHYAAREGGLSRLQEMTIERLNQEVEILSRKHGIGLESVVGMSVAGNTTMTHLFLGLDPYWICREPYIPVVNRPGLIPSCELGLNINRGAPVLVSPNVGSYFGGDLIAGILASGMNRQSDISFLVDVGTNAEVVVGNREWLMACAGAAGPALEGGIADMGMMAGPGVIDRVTIDPVTREFRIGTIQDPGDAKAPQGQRPVGICGSGLIDLAAQLFLAGMIDLRGKFVEAACGDRLEEMDGTRHLVVVPARDSGTGSPLTLSQTDMDGLIRSKAAMYTILTTIANTVNISFSEIGQFYVAGTFGSYIDPRSAITIGMIPDLPLETYVSLGNTSLEGAALALLGTEAREALFQIRDRITYLELNVNQEFMNLFSAAKFIPHTDRSLFPSVSAGDRS; encoded by the coding sequence ATGGAAAGCATCGGAGAACAAAATGGGTGGATCAGGAAAGTGTGGCCGGATCTCAAGCCGCCGAGCCTCAGCGACAATACCGCTGACGTGGACCGTCTCATCAAGGGGCTGAAAAAGGCCCTCCATACGGAAAATGTAGATGTTGATTTCTCGCTGGCAGGAAAGGTGTCCGCCTCTCTCAGGCACTGGAACTATCACGTCGGCGCATCCGTGTATGAGGAGCATGACGGCTGGCATCTGATCGATATCTCGGGGACGCGGGATCAGCAGGCGATTCATGGTGTCGCCCTCGATCTGGGAAGTTCAACCGTTGTTGTGAGGCTGGTAGACCTTGAAACCGGTATTGTGACGGATGAATCCTCCTTCCACAATCCCCAGATTGAGATCGGTGCGGACATCCTCACCCGGATCCACTACGCGGCCCGGGAGGGAGGGCTTTCGAGGCTTCAGGAGATGACCATTGAGCGGCTCAATCAAGAAGTGGAAATTTTGTCTCGAAAACATGGAATAGGCCTGGAATCGGTGGTGGGCATGTCAGTTGCCGGGAACACCACCATGACGCATCTGTTCCTGGGCCTGGATCCCTATTGGATCTGCCGTGAGCCGTATATTCCCGTGGTGAACCGACCGGGATTGATTCCTTCCTGTGAACTGGGCCTGAACATCAATCGGGGCGCCCCGGTGCTGGTTTCTCCCAACGTGGGCAGCTATTTCGGCGGGGACCTGATAGCCGGGATTCTGGCTTCGGGTATGAACCGGCAGAGCGACATATCTTTCTTAGTGGATGTGGGGACCAATGCCGAGGTGGTGGTCGGCAACAGGGAGTGGCTCATGGCCTGCGCCGGGGCGGCAGGTCCTGCCCTGGAGGGGGGCATTGCAGACATGGGAATGATGGCGGGGCCAGGTGTCATCGACCGGGTGACCATTGATCCGGTCACACGTGAGTTCAGGATAGGGACGATTCAGGATCCGGGGGATGCCAAGGCCCCACAGGGACAACGGCCGGTGGGAATCTGCGGTTCCGGGCTTATTGATCTTGCGGCCCAGCTCTTCCTGGCCGGGATGATCGATTTGAGGGGGAAATTTGTGGAGGCCGCGTGCGGGGACCGTCTTGAGGAGATGGACGGAACCCGGCATCTGGTGGTGGTCCCTGCCAGAGATTCCGGGACCGGCAGCCCTCTTACCCTGAGCCAGACCGATATGGACGGGCTCATACGATCCAAGGCCGCCATGTACACCATACTGACCACCATTGCCAATACAGTGAATATCTCTTTTTCAGAGATAGGGCAATTTTATGTGGCCGGGACATTCGGGTCTTACATAGATCCGAGGTCGGCGATTACCATCGGGATGATTCCCGACCTCCCGCTGGAGACATATGTCTCTCTGGGGAATACCTCCCTGGAAGGGGCTGCCCTGGCCCTTCTGGGGACTGAGGCCAGGGAGGCGCTCTTTCAGATAAGGGATCGGATCACTTATCTGGAACTCAATGTGAATCAGGAGTTCATGAACCTCTTCAGCGCCGCCAAGTTCATTCCCCACACGGACAGGTCGCTTTTCCCCAGCGTCAGCGCTGGAGACCGAAGCTGA
- a CDS encoding secondary thiamine-phosphate synthase enzyme YjbQ, giving the protein MKSYRKELWFQVPSRRAFINITPQVNDCLKESGIQEGLVLVNAMHITASVFINDDEAGLHHDYDIWLEKLAPHEPVAQYRHNVGEDNADAHMKRQIMGREVVVAVTEGRLDFGTWEQIFYGEFDGRRRKRVLVKIIGE; this is encoded by the coding sequence ATGAAAAGCTACAGAAAGGAACTCTGGTTCCAGGTACCTTCCAGGAGGGCCTTTATCAACATTACCCCCCAGGTGAATGACTGCCTGAAGGAAAGCGGCATTCAGGAGGGACTGGTTTTGGTGAATGCCATGCACATCACCGCATCGGTCTTTATCAATGACGATGAGGCCGGACTCCACCATGACTATGACATATGGCTGGAGAAGCTGGCGCCCCATGAACCCGTGGCCCAGTACCGGCACAATGTGGGGGAAGATAACGCAGACGCCCACATGAAGCGACAGATTATGGGACGGGAGGTGGTGGTCGCCGTTACTGAGGGCAGACTCGATTTCGGGACCTGGGAGCAGATTTTTTACGGTGAATTCGACGGAAGGAGGAGGAAGCGCGTCCTGGTAAAAATTATCGGGGAGTGA